Proteins encoded by one window of Halobaculum halobium:
- a CDS encoding DUF998 domain-containing protein — translation MDDRPRFGGRLVAALFGLTALLMAGVGGFPADTALHVPVALGFFLGVTVVLGADGIRRRDTTAGRLLLAAPVLHVGAWYGWLAVASLGDGIALPELVGALLLAAWVLALSPVAPLKTVDSRA, via the coding sequence GTGGACGACCGCCCGCGATTCGGGGGCCGCCTCGTCGCGGCGCTGTTCGGTCTCACCGCGCTCCTCATGGCCGGCGTCGGCGGCTTTCCCGCCGACACCGCGCTCCACGTCCCGGTCGCGCTCGGCTTCTTCCTCGGGGTTACGGTCGTGCTTGGGGCCGACGGGATCCGCCGTCGCGACACGACCGCCGGACGGCTCCTGCTCGCTGCGCCGGTCCTCCACGTCGGCGCGTGGTACGGCTGGCTCGCCGTGGCGTCGCTCGGCGACGGTATCGCGCTTCCGGAGTTGGTCGGGGCGCTCCTGCTCGCGGCGTGGGTGCTTGCGCTGTCGCCGGTCGCGCCGCTGAAGACGGTCGATTCACGGGCCTAG
- a CDS encoding 2Fe-2S iron-sulfur cluster-binding protein, whose protein sequence is MPTVRFEGAEIECERGDTLRDVLLAAGLSPHNGRAATANCRGHGTCGTCAVHVDGAVSEPTRRERLRLRVPPHDPDSGLRLSCQTTVEGDATVTKFPGFWGQHLGDGE, encoded by the coding sequence ATGCCGACCGTCCGATTCGAAGGCGCCGAGATCGAGTGCGAGCGCGGCGACACGCTCCGCGACGTGTTGCTGGCGGCGGGACTGTCGCCCCACAACGGCCGCGCGGCGACGGCGAACTGCCGCGGTCACGGCACCTGCGGCACCTGCGCGGTCCACGTCGACGGCGCGGTCTCGGAACCGACCCGGCGCGAACGCCTCCGACTGCGGGTTCCGCCGCACGACCCCGACTCGGGGCTGCGACTCTCGTGTCAAACGACCGTCGAGGGCGACGCGACCGTCACGAAGTTCCCCGGCTTCTGGGGGCAACACCTCGGCGACGGGGAGTAA
- a CDS encoding aldo/keto reductase, whose translation MTDFDLPALGLGTSANDDFEECAETVKTALDLGYRHVDTAQMYDNEDAVGEGIRRADVPREDVVVATKVHPDNLAYDDAKRTARESLERLGLTSVDLLYVHWPISAYDPEATLRAMDELREEGLCDHVGLSNFTPDLLDEARAILDSPVVAHQVECHPLFPQEELRAYAVEHGHYLVGYSPLGRGEALDDPLLTEIAEKHDTSTAAVCLAWAFAQEALVPIPKATGDHVRANYEARELELDEADLARIADYDVRERVIDPDDAAWNR comes from the coding sequence ATGACCGACTTCGACCTCCCGGCGCTGGGCCTCGGTACCTCCGCGAACGACGACTTCGAGGAGTGCGCCGAGACGGTGAAAACGGCGCTCGACCTCGGCTACCGCCACGTCGACACCGCGCAGATGTACGACAACGAGGACGCCGTCGGCGAGGGGATCCGCCGCGCCGACGTGCCACGCGAGGACGTGGTGGTGGCGACGAAGGTCCATCCCGACAACCTCGCGTACGACGACGCCAAGCGCACCGCCCGGGAGTCGCTGGAACGACTCGGCCTCACGTCCGTGGACCTGCTGTACGTCCACTGGCCGATCTCGGCGTACGACCCCGAGGCGACGCTGCGTGCGATGGACGAACTCCGCGAGGAGGGACTGTGCGATCACGTCGGCCTCTCGAATTTTACCCCCGACCTGCTCGACGAGGCGCGAGCGATCCTCGACTCGCCGGTCGTCGCTCACCAAGTCGAGTGCCACCCGCTGTTCCCGCAAGAGGAGTTGCGGGCGTACGCTGTCGAGCACGGCCACTACCTCGTCGGCTACTCGCCGCTCGGGCGCGGCGAGGCGCTGGACGACCCGCTGCTGACCGAGATCGCCGAGAAACACGACACGAGTACCGCCGCGGTCTGTCTCGCGTGGGCGTTCGCGCAGGAGGCGCTCGTGCCCATCCCGAAGGCGACCGGCGACCACGTCCGCGCGAACTATGAGGCGCGGGAGTTGGAACTGGACGAGGCGGACCTGGCGCGCATCGCCGACTACGACGTGCGCGAGCGCGTCATCGACCCCGACGACGCGGCGTGGAACCGGTAG
- a CDS encoding mechanosensitive ion channel family protein, protein MDVLASLDGLPPWQAAAVVLAVSLGAAVVAEFVVLRAARRFVTRTETGLDEIALAELRVPLVTSLALAGVFVLTRIDGVVAAVPVSQAALEAFFGDPALTLVVLLWAWALNETVNRGVDYLQEQGARYDFAPVFSNVWTLVVAVGTVGTVLYIWSIDVTPLLAGAGVAGIAVGFAAKDTVANFFGGVALYFDDTYRVGDFVELDSGETGTVVKVGVRSTTLLTRDEVLVTVPNSVLNATKVINQSAPSRRRRVRVPVGVAYGTDLDRLEALLVDIAVAEKLVLDSPKPRCRFRRFGDSALEYELLCWVSSPTRRAKAVHRLNRSIHDEFATAGIEIPYPQRDVSVTGADPANATPQPSPASETAGGDGASGSAADADVER, encoded by the coding sequence ATGGATGTCCTCGCTTCCCTCGATGGGCTCCCGCCGTGGCAGGCTGCGGCGGTCGTGCTCGCCGTCTCGCTGGGCGCCGCGGTCGTCGCGGAGTTCGTCGTGCTCCGGGCGGCCCGGCGGTTCGTCACCCGCACCGAGACCGGCCTCGACGAGATCGCCCTCGCCGAACTTCGCGTCCCGCTGGTCACCTCGCTGGCGCTTGCGGGCGTGTTCGTCCTCACCCGGATCGATGGGGTCGTCGCGGCCGTCCCCGTCTCCCAGGCCGCGCTCGAGGCGTTCTTCGGCGATCCGGCGCTCACGCTCGTCGTCCTCCTGTGGGCGTGGGCGCTCAACGAGACGGTGAACCGCGGCGTCGACTACCTCCAGGAACAGGGCGCGCGCTACGACTTCGCGCCCGTCTTCTCCAACGTGTGGACGCTCGTCGTCGCCGTCGGCACCGTCGGCACGGTCCTGTACATCTGGTCGATCGACGTGACGCCGCTGTTGGCGGGCGCGGGCGTCGCCGGCATCGCGGTCGGCTTCGCCGCGAAGGACACCGTCGCCAACTTCTTCGGCGGAGTGGCGTTGTACTTCGACGACACCTACCGCGTCGGCGACTTCGTCGAACTCGACTCCGGCGAAACCGGTACGGTGGTGAAAGTCGGCGTGCGATCGACCACGCTCCTGACGCGCGACGAGGTGCTCGTCACCGTCCCCAACTCCGTGCTCAACGCCACGAAGGTGATCAACCAGTCGGCGCCGTCGCGTCGCCGGCGGGTTCGGGTTCCCGTGGGCGTCGCCTACGGGACCGACCTCGACCGCCTCGAAGCCCTGCTTGTCGACATCGCGGTCGCCGAGAAGCTGGTGCTGGACTCCCCGAAACCGCGGTGTCGCTTCCGGCGGTTCGGCGACTCGGCGCTGGAGTACGAACTGCTCTGCTGGGTGTCGTCGCCGACGCGACGCGCGAAGGCAGTCCACCGCCTCAACCGTTCGATCCACGACGAGTTCGCGACCGCGGGGATCGAGATCCCGTACCCGCAGCGGGACGTGTCAGTCACCGGGGCGGACCCGGCGAATGCGACGCCCCAGCCGTCGCCCGCGAGCGAGACAGCCGGCGGCGACGGCGCCAGCGGGTCCGCCGCCGACGCGGACGTCGAGCGGTGA
- a CDS encoding metal-dependent hydrolase has translation MYKRGHLGVAMVTLAPITFWLLTDGYPVFAVLVAGTVLYLAMLPDMDHRVPGIPHRGPTHSLLFAGLVGAVFAGAASVLEPVLSVAVPGGVSMVAFGFLLGFGSVVAHLLGDVITPMGVNFLWPYPREWSLSLTTADSTLWNWGLFVFGVFAMAAAVVLAVRGLPV, from the coding sequence GTGTACAAACGGGGGCATCTCGGCGTCGCAATGGTGACGCTCGCGCCGATCACCTTCTGGCTGCTCACCGACGGCTACCCGGTGTTCGCCGTCCTCGTCGCCGGCACCGTGCTGTACCTCGCGATGTTGCCCGACATGGACCACCGCGTGCCGGGGATCCCCCACCGCGGGCCGACGCACTCGCTGCTGTTCGCGGGCCTAGTCGGTGCCGTCTTCGCGGGCGCCGCCTCCGTCCTCGAGCCCGTGCTCTCGGTCGCGGTGCCCGGCGGCGTCTCGATGGTCGCCTTCGGCTTCCTGCTCGGGTTCGGATCCGTCGTCGCGCACCTGCTCGGGGACGTGATCACCCCGATGGGCGTGAACTTCCTGTGGCCGTACCCCAGGGAGTGGTCGCTGTCTCTGACGACCGCCGACTCGACGCTGTGGAACTGGGGGCTGTTCGTGTTCGGCGTGTTCGCGATGGCGGCGGCGGTCGTGCTGGCGGTGCGGGGGCTGCCGGTCTGA
- a CDS encoding peroxidase-related enzyme (This protein belongs to a clade of uncharacterized proteins related to peroxidases such as the alkylhydroperoxidase AhpD.), which yields MSEESTRPDLLDDAQRRFPVPDYDEVPADIGERLDEETERAGFTPNVMSALAYKPSHFRAFMAFHDALVEDTTLDREEVEMIVVVVSGRNNCLYCNVAHGALVRIYAEDPHLADQLVSNHRTADVSDERMAMLEVAVKLTEEPDGVTSDDLDLLYDAGYSEEEVWDIGMVAAFFNLSNRMATFADWRPNDEFYTMGR from the coding sequence ATGAGCGAGGAGTCCACGCGACCCGACCTGCTCGACGACGCACAGCGCCGCTTCCCGGTCCCCGACTACGACGAGGTTCCCGCGGACATCGGCGAGCGCCTCGACGAGGAGACCGAGCGCGCCGGGTTCACGCCGAACGTCATGTCGGCGCTGGCGTACAAGCCGAGCCACTTCCGGGCGTTCATGGCGTTCCACGACGCCTTAGTGGAAGACACCACCCTCGACCGCGAGGAGGTGGAGATGATCGTCGTCGTCGTCTCCGGGCGGAACAACTGCCTGTACTGCAACGTCGCCCACGGCGCGCTCGTGCGCATCTACGCGGAGGACCCGCACTTGGCGGACCAACTGGTGAGCAACCACCGAACCGCCGACGTGAGCGACGAACGCATGGCGATGCTGGAAGTGGCGGTGAAACTGACGGAGGAACCGGACGGCGTGACCAGCGATGATCTGGACCTGCTGTACGACGCCGGCTACTCCGAGGAGGAAGTGTGGGACATCGGGATGGTCGCCGCCTTCTTCAACCTCTCTAATCGGATGGCGACGTTCGCCGACTGGCGGCCGAACGATGAGTTCTACACGATGGGTCGGTAG
- a CDS encoding heavy-metal-associated domain-containing protein yields the protein MHISGMTCGGCEANVVEALEDVDGVDEATADHEANEAVVEGDADPLDLIAAVPEAYDVDSAS from the coding sequence ATGCACATCTCCGGCATGACCTGCGGCGGCTGCGAGGCGAACGTCGTAGAGGCGCTCGAAGACGTCGACGGCGTCGACGAGGCGACCGCCGACCACGAGGCGAACGAGGCGGTCGTCGAGGGCGACGCTGACCCGCTGGACCTCATCGCAGCCGTGCCCGAGGCGTACGACGTCGACTCCGCGTCGTAA
- a CDS encoding heavy metal translocating P-type ATPase has product MSDQRTVRIDIGGMTCANCAATIEDAVSDIDGVGEVSANYATDEATVAYDPERVSVSAVFDAVESAGYDPIAETVTVGITGMTCANCSATIEDAVGGLPGVVSVDANYATDEATVRYAPSVTTREEINGAVEDAGYEPIRDDGTSDGGESAKDAARAAELQRQRRLTLFGAALSAPLLAMLVLELFAPGTLSEEIPGTGLHIGWVAFALATPVQVVLGREFYENSYKALVVNRRANMDVLIALGSSTAYGYSVIALLGVLPQAGLYFDTAALILVFITLGNYLEARSKSQAGEAIRSLLELEAETATVVRDDGTEEDVPLEDVTAGDRLKVRPGERIPTDGVVREGESAVDESMVTGESVPVSKEAGDEVIGSTVNENGVLVIEATKVGEETAIQQIVQRVKEAQSRQPDIQRVADRISAYFVPAVIANALLWGAVWFLAPETLAGVVTALPLWGLAAGGPAAVGVTEFAVLVFASAVLIACPCALGLATPAATMVGTSIGAQHGVLFEGGDVLERVKEVDTVVFDKTGTLTEGEMHLTDARPVTPAADGAVAGEEGDERDSEEGGVAPEAAEYDDATERLLAAAATAEGGSEHPIAEAVVAGARERGVEPGDLQVLQNVSGKGIRARTEHGTVVVGKPELLREEDVDPDPALDAMRELETEGKTAMLVAADGELLGVLAVADEVRESAVDAVAALRDRGIVVHMITGDNERTARAVAEQVGIDPDNVRAGVLPEDKADAVESIQADGSRAMMVGDGVNDAPALASAFVGVAIGSGTDVAIEAADVTLMRSDPFDVVKAINVSEGTLAKIKQNLFWALGYNTAMIPLASLGLLQPVLAAGAMAFSSVSVLANSLLFRAYDPDERYRLFGRLR; this is encoded by the coding sequence ATGAGTGATCAACGGACCGTCCGGATAGACATCGGCGGCATGACCTGTGCCAACTGCGCCGCCACCATCGAGGACGCCGTCAGCGACATCGACGGCGTCGGCGAGGTGAGCGCGAACTACGCCACCGACGAGGCGACCGTGGCGTACGACCCCGAGCGCGTCTCGGTGTCTGCGGTGTTCGACGCGGTCGAGTCCGCCGGCTACGACCCGATCGCCGAGACCGTCACCGTCGGCATCACCGGGATGACGTGCGCGAACTGTTCGGCGACCATCGAGGACGCCGTCGGCGGCCTCCCCGGCGTCGTGAGCGTCGATGCGAACTACGCGACCGACGAAGCGACCGTCCGGTACGCGCCGTCCGTGACGACGCGCGAGGAGATCAACGGCGCAGTCGAGGACGCCGGCTACGAGCCGATCCGCGACGACGGCACCAGCGACGGCGGCGAGTCGGCGAAAGACGCCGCGCGGGCGGCGGAGTTACAGCGCCAGCGCCGGCTGACGCTGTTCGGCGCGGCGCTGTCTGCGCCGCTTTTGGCGATGCTCGTGCTCGAACTGTTCGCGCCCGGCACCCTCTCGGAGGAGATCCCCGGGACCGGGCTGCACATCGGCTGGGTCGCGTTCGCGCTCGCGACGCCGGTGCAGGTGGTCCTCGGCCGCGAGTTCTACGAGAACTCCTACAAGGCGCTCGTCGTCAACCGCCGCGCGAACATGGACGTGCTCATCGCGCTGGGGTCGTCCACGGCGTACGGCTACTCCGTGATAGCGCTGCTCGGCGTCCTCCCGCAGGCGGGGCTGTACTTCGACACGGCCGCGCTCATCCTCGTGTTCATCACGCTCGGCAACTACCTCGAGGCGCGCTCGAAGTCGCAGGCCGGCGAGGCGATCCGCTCGCTGCTGGAGCTGGAGGCCGAGACGGCGACCGTCGTCCGAGACGACGGCACCGAGGAGGACGTGCCGCTTGAGGACGTGACGGCCGGCGACCGCCTGAAGGTGCGACCGGGCGAGCGCATCCCGACGGACGGCGTCGTTCGCGAGGGCGAGTCCGCCGTCGACGAGTCGATGGTGACCGGCGAGTCCGTCCCCGTCTCGAAGGAGGCTGGCGACGAGGTGATCGGCTCGACGGTCAACGAGAACGGCGTGCTCGTGATCGAGGCGACGAAGGTCGGCGAGGAGACGGCCATCCAGCAGATCGTCCAGCGCGTGAAGGAGGCGCAGTCGCGCCAGCCGGACATCCAGCGCGTCGCCGACCGGATCTCGGCGTACTTCGTCCCCGCGGTGATCGCCAACGCCCTCTTGTGGGGGGCGGTGTGGTTCCTCGCGCCCGAGACGCTCGCCGGCGTCGTCACCGCGCTGCCGCTGTGGGGGCTTGCGGCCGGCGGCCCCGCCGCAGTCGGTGTGACGGAGTTCGCGGTGCTGGTGTTCGCGTCCGCCGTCCTCATCGCCTGTCCCTGTGCGCTCGGGCTGGCGACGCCGGCGGCGACGATGGTCGGGACGAGCATCGGCGCCCAGCACGGTGTCCTCTTCGAGGGCGGCGACGTCCTCGAACGCGTCAAGGAGGTCGACACGGTCGTCTTCGATAAGACGGGCACGCTGACCGAGGGCGAGATGCATCTCACCGACGCCCGCCCGGTCACCCCTGCCGCCGACGGTGCGGTGGCCGGCGAGGAGGGTGACGAGCGGGACAGCGAGGAAGGCGGAGTAGCGCCCGAGGCGGCCGAATACGATGACGCGACCGAACGCCTGCTCGCGGCCGCAGCGACCGCCGAGGGCGGGAGCGAGCACCCGATAGCCGAGGCGGTCGTCGCCGGCGCCCGCGAGCGCGGCGTCGAGCCGGGCGACCTGCAGGTGCTTCAGAACGTCTCCGGGAAGGGGATCCGCGCGCGCACCGAGCACGGCACCGTCGTCGTCGGGAAGCCCGAGCTGTTGCGCGAGGAGGACGTCGACCCCGACCCCGCGCTGGACGCGATGCGCGAGCTTGAGACTGAGGGGAAGACGGCGATGCTCGTCGCCGCCGACGGCGAACTGTTGGGCGTGCTCGCGGTCGCCGACGAGGTGCGCGAGTCGGCCGTCGACGCGGTCGCGGCGCTCCGCGATCGCGGGATCGTCGTTCACATGATCACCGGCGACAACGAGCGCACCGCCCGCGCGGTCGCCGAGCAGGTCGGTATCGACCCCGACAACGTCCGCGCGGGCGTCCTCCCCGAGGACAAAGCCGACGCCGTCGAGTCGATCCAGGCGGACGGCTCGCGGGCGATGATGGTCGGCGACGGTGTCAACGACGCGCCCGCGCTGGCCTCGGCGTTCGTCGGCGTCGCCATCGGGTCGGGCACCGACGTCGCCATCGAGGCGGCCGACGTGACGCTGATGCGCTCGGACCCGTTCGACGTGGTGAAGGCGATCAACGTCTCGGAGGGGACGCTCGCGAAGATCAAGCAGAACCTCTTCTGGGCGCTCGGCTACAACACCGCGATGATCCCCCTGGCGTCGCTTGGGCTGCTCCAGCCCGTGCTGGCGGCCGGCGCGATGGCGTTCTCCAGCGTCTCCGTGCTGGCGAACAGCCTGCTGTTCCGGGCGTACGACCCCGACGAGCGCTACCGCCTGTTCGGCCGGCTCCGGTGA
- a CDS encoding CopG family ribbon-helix-helix protein — MRTSLNVPDDALAEFDAVADAEGFDSRSRAVREAMAEYVERHTRLEDAAGEVAAVVAFDYVHDEVIRALHGVQHDYQDVITTTSHVHQGEWCLETVFCRGDAARVRELVYRLRDFDAVRRVRVLSLVGGGDR; from the coding sequence ATGCGGACGAGCCTGAACGTCCCCGACGACGCGCTCGCCGAGTTCGACGCGGTCGCAGACGCCGAGGGGTTCGACTCCCGCTCGCGGGCCGTCCGCGAGGCGATGGCCGAGTACGTCGAGCGTCACACCCGCCTGGAGGACGCCGCTGGCGAGGTCGCCGCCGTCGTCGCCTTCGATTACGTTCACGACGAGGTGATCCGCGCGCTCCACGGCGTCCAACACGACTACCAGGACGTGATCACGACCACCTCGCACGTCCACCAGGGCGAGTGGTGTCTGGAGACCGTCTTCTGCCGCGGCGACGCCGCCCGCGTGCGCGAGTTGGTCTACCGCCTCCGCGACTTCGACGCCGTCCGTCGGGTGCGGGTGCTGTCGCTCGTCGGCGGCGGCGACCGCTGA
- a CDS encoding cryptochrome/photolyase family protein, producing MTVWLLGDQLNPNAAPLQHDDHVLMIEAHGFAERMPYHPQKLTLVFSAMRHARDSLREAGYEVTYVEAESFGEGLDRYFEANQGDALVLQRPASHGAGERLRDMVVDRGGHCTLVDNDGFLTSHEDWDEWVDSRGGSTAGDGGDGTYRQEHWYRHVRRETGVLMDGDDPAGGEWNYDDANRETPPDDWSPPRIPEFEPDAITREVHEFVTDRYDDHWGGADLADFAWPVTREQALHALEQFVEVRLPEFGPYQDAMVEGEWALSHSLLSPAINLGLLRPREVVDAVVDAYRDPDADAPINAVEGFVRQVIGWREFMRHVYRESMPGMDEANQLDQTRDLPEAYWTGETEMTCLSEAVKHVRDRGYAHHIERLMVLSNFALIYGADPHELNRWFHLGFVDAFHWVTTPNVVGMGTFATDAVSSKPYASSANYVNRMSDYCSSCPYYHTKTTGEGSCPFNALYWDFLKDNEAILRGTGRMGLMYSHVDDKDDEEWAAIQERAAEIREMGDDGTL from the coding sequence ATGACCGTCTGGCTCCTCGGCGACCAGTTGAACCCGAACGCCGCACCGCTCCAGCACGACGACCACGTCCTCATGATCGAGGCCCACGGCTTCGCCGAGCGTATGCCGTACCACCCGCAGAAACTCACGCTCGTGTTCTCGGCGATGCGCCACGCCCGCGATTCCCTCCGCGAGGCCGGCTACGAGGTGACCTACGTCGAGGCCGAGTCGTTCGGGGAGGGGCTCGACCGGTACTTCGAGGCGAATCAGGGAGACGCGCTCGTGCTCCAGCGCCCGGCGAGCCACGGCGCCGGCGAGCGCCTGCGCGACATGGTCGTCGACCGCGGCGGCCACTGCACGCTCGTCGACAACGACGGCTTCCTCACCAGCCACGAAGACTGGGACGAGTGGGTCGATTCCCGCGGCGGGTCGACCGCGGGTGACGGCGGCGACGGAACCTACCGACAGGAGCACTGGTACCGTCACGTCCGCCGGGAGACGGGCGTCTTGATGGACGGCGACGACCCGGCGGGCGGCGAGTGGAACTACGACGACGCGAACCGCGAGACGCCGCCGGACGACTGGTCCCCCCCGAGAATCCCCGAGTTCGAACCGGACGCGATCACCCGCGAGGTCCACGAATTCGTGACCGACCGATACGACGACCACTGGGGCGGCGCCGACCTCGCGGACTTCGCGTGGCCGGTGACGCGCGAGCAGGCGCTGCACGCGCTGGAGCAGTTCGTCGAGGTGCGGCTCCCCGAGTTCGGGCCGTATCAGGACGCGATGGTCGAAGGGGAGTGGGCGCTGTCACACTCGCTGCTGTCGCCGGCGATCAACCTCGGGCTGTTGCGCCCGCGGGAAGTCGTCGACGCCGTGGTCGACGCCTACCGGGACCCCGACGCCGACGCTCCGATCAACGCCGTCGAGGGGTTCGTCCGGCAGGTGATCGGCTGGCGGGAGTTCATGCGGCACGTGTACCGCGAGTCGATGCCCGGGATGGACGAGGCGAACCAACTCGATCAGACCCGCGACCTCCCCGAGGCGTACTGGACCGGCGAGACGGAGATGACCTGCCTCTCGGAGGCGGTGAAACACGTCCGCGACCGCGGGTACGCCCACCACATCGAGCGGCTGATGGTCCTCTCGAACTTCGCGCTGATCTACGGCGCGGACCCCCACGAGCTGAACCGCTGGTTTCACCTCGGATTCGTCGACGCGTTCCACTGGGTGACGACACCGAACGTGGTCGGGATGGGCACGTTCGCGACGGACGCGGTCTCCTCGAAGCCGTACGCCTCGTCGGCGAACTACGTGAACCGCATGAGCGACTACTGCTCGTCGTGCCCCTACTACCACACCAAGACCACGGGCGAGGGGTCGTGTCCGTTCAACGCCCTCTACTGGGACTTCCTGAAGGACAACGAGGCGATCCTACGGGGGACGGGTCGGATGGGGCTGATGTACTCGCACGTCGACGACAAGGACGACGAGGAGTGGGCGGCGATCCAAGAGCGGGCCGCCGAGATCCGCGAGATGGGAGACGACGGGACCCTGTAG
- a CDS encoding zinc ribbon domain-containing protein encodes MASAPSTDSDDGCPKCGHTDAEVGKISTTGGGLSKMFDIQTNSFRVVSCTNCGYSELYRDTGSAGSDIVDVFFG; translated from the coding sequence ATGGCATCCGCGCCCTCCACCGATAGCGACGACGGTTGTCCCAAGTGCGGTCACACCGACGCCGAGGTCGGGAAGATATCGACCACCGGCGGCGGACTGAGCAAGATGTTCGACATCCAGACCAACTCCTTTCGGGTGGTCTCGTGTACGAACTGCGGCTACTCGGAGCTGTACCGCGACACGGGTTCCGCCGGGAGCGACATCGTGGACGTCTTCTTCGGGTAG
- a CDS encoding acyl-CoA synthetase: protein MPVDYEAAVDDFEWDIPDDYTLPSVVEGHAEAYGDRVAVTFLDDEGTRAERTYSDIHGDMNRFANALESLGVGEGDRVMHLLPRHPDVFAVQLGVLKRGALVVPCSEMLKPKDLAFRANDCEATTVVAHESLVDMVEPIVDETPVDTLIAVGGSGPDGWHAFDDLIDGRETEHDGPDVGAQDPMSINYTSGTTGQPKPVLHRHRWMRAFELVNAPYWWGVTAEGADAPGVTDDDVDLDEELLWATTGTGWAKWFWSPVGVGITTGARQLLYEGDFEADDFLSVMEEEGVTRLCAVPTQYRMFTQTDLSRYDLDLQEALSAGEPLNREPIEAIQDAYGITPRDGYGQTETVCLVSNYPGIDVKEGSMGKPTPGLGTTIIDTQAEQEVEPGEIGEIAVPVGNPGTFDSYYEKPALDDRTFSGDYYRTGDLAREDEEGYFFFEGRADDIILSAGYRIGPFEVEDALVSHEAVAEAAAVGSPHEERGDVVKAYVVLADGDEGSDELTEELQNYMKEQTAPYKYPRRIEYVDELPKTSSGKTRRIELREREKEKFGE, encoded by the coding sequence ATGCCAGTCGATTACGAGGCCGCAGTAGACGACTTCGAGTGGGATATCCCCGACGACTACACCCTCCCGTCGGTCGTCGAGGGCCACGCGGAGGCGTACGGCGACCGGGTTGCGGTCACGTTCCTCGACGACGAGGGGACGCGCGCCGAGCGGACATATTCAGACATCCACGGCGACATGAACCGGTTTGCAAACGCCCTCGAGTCCCTGGGCGTCGGCGAGGGCGACCGCGTGATGCACCTCCTTCCACGCCATCCGGACGTGTTCGCCGTCCAGTTGGGCGTGCTCAAGCGCGGCGCGCTGGTCGTCCCCTGCTCGGAGATGCTAAAGCCGAAGGATCTGGCGTTCCGCGCGAACGACTGTGAGGCGACCACCGTCGTCGCTCACGAGTCGCTCGTGGACATGGTCGAACCGATCGTCGATGAGACCCCGGTCGACACCCTGATCGCAGTCGGCGGATCGGGTCCAGACGGCTGGCACGCGTTCGACGACCTGATCGACGGCCGCGAGACCGAACACGACGGCCCCGACGTGGGCGCACAGGACCCGATGAGCATCAACTACACCTCGGGGACGACGGGCCAGCCGAAGCCCGTCCTCCACCGCCACCGCTGGATGCGCGCGTTCGAGTTAGTCAACGCCCCGTACTGGTGGGGCGTCACCGCCGAGGGCGCCGACGCACCCGGCGTCACCGACGACGACGTCGACCTCGACGAGGAGTTGCTGTGGGCGACGACGGGAACGGGCTGGGCGAAGTGGTTCTGGTCGCCCGTCGGTGTCGGGATCACTACCGGCGCGCGCCAGCTACTGTACGAGGGCGATTTCGAGGCCGACGACTTCCTCTCCGTGATGGAGGAGGAGGGCGTGACCCGGCTGTGCGCGGTGCCGACGCAGTACCGAATGTTCACTCAGACCGATCTGAGCCGGTACGACCTGGATCTGCAGGAGGCGCTGTCGGCCGGTGAGCCGCTCAACCGCGAGCCGATCGAGGCGATACAGGATGCCTACGGAATCACGCCGCGCGACGGCTACGGTCAGACGGAGACGGTGTGTCTCGTCTCCAACTACCCCGGGATCGACGTGAAGGAGGGGTCGATGGGCAAGCCGACGCCCGGCCTCGGCACCACCATCATCGACACCCAAGCGGAACAGGAGGTCGAGCCGGGCGAGATCGGCGAGATCGCGGTCCCGGTCGGCAATCCCGGAACCTTCGACAGTTACTACGAGAAGCCCGCTCTCGACGATCGGACGTTCTCTGGCGACTACTACCGCACCGGCGACCTCGCGCGCGAGGACGAGGAGGGCTACTTCTTCTTCGAGGGCCGCGCCGACGACATCATCCTCTCGGCGGGCTACCGCATCGGCCCGTTCGAGGTCGAAGACGCGCTCGTCTCCCACGAGGCGGTCGCGGAAGCCGCGGCTGTCGGGTCGCCACACGAGGAGCGCGGCGACGTGGTGAAGGCGTACGTCGTCCTGGCCGACGGCGACGAGGGGAGCGACGAGCTGACCGAGGAGCTCCAGAACTACATGAAAGAGCAGACTGCGCCCTACAAGTACCCCCGCCGGATCGAGTACGTCGACGAGTTGCCGAAGACCTCCTCGGGCAAGACGCGGCGGATCGAACTGCGCGAGCGCGAGAAGGAGAAGTTCGGAGAGTAA